From the Paraburkholderia sp. PREW-6R genome, one window contains:
- a CDS encoding trimeric intracellular cation channel family protein: MHPRLTLALTIMEALAIFAYAISGFIEAKTRRLDAVGTFLVAIATAFGGGTLRDVLLERRPFYWVEHQDYLIAIFVMALFAPIVLKMTSRLLSERVLLVADAIGLGLFSIAGTSIAHDAQMPWFTSVMMGVLTGVFGGVIRDVLCNEVPLILRDSRPYATCAFVGCWLYVLLDYMQVDTVYSVLIATAFILLARLLTFRFNVRLPH; the protein is encoded by the coding sequence ATCCATCCCAGGCTGACGCTCGCGCTGACCATCATGGAAGCGCTGGCGATTTTCGCCTACGCGATTTCCGGCTTCATCGAAGCGAAAACGCGGCGGCTCGATGCCGTGGGCACGTTTCTCGTGGCGATCGCCACGGCTTTCGGCGGCGGTACGTTGCGCGACGTGCTGCTGGAGCGGCGCCCGTTCTACTGGGTCGAACATCAGGACTATCTGATCGCAATCTTCGTGATGGCGCTCTTCGCGCCAATCGTGTTGAAGATGACGTCGCGTCTGCTCTCCGAGCGCGTGCTGCTCGTGGCCGATGCGATCGGACTCGGGCTGTTCAGCATTGCGGGCACCTCGATCGCGCACGACGCGCAGATGCCGTGGTTCACGTCCGTGATGATGGGCGTGCTGACGGGCGTGTTCGGCGGCGTGATTCGTGACGTGCTGTGCAACGAAGTGCCGCTGATTCTGCGCGACTCACGGCCTTATGCAACCTGTGCGTTCGTCGGCTGCTGGCTTTACGTGCTGCTGGATTACATGCAGGTTGACACGGTGTACAGCGTGTTGATCGCCACCGCGTTCATTCTGCTCGCCAGGCTTCTGACATTCAGATTCAACGTGAGGTTGCCACATTGA
- the trxB gene encoding thioredoxin-disulfide reductase, whose amino-acid sequence MPATSTKHAKVLILGSGPAGYTAAVYAARANLAPVLVTGLAQGGQLMTTTDVENWPADANGVQGPELMGRFLEHAERFNTEIIFDHIHTAKLHERPIRLIGDSGEYTCDSLIISTGASAQYLGLPSEEAFMGKGVSACATCDGFFYKQQHVAVIGGGNTAVEEALYLSGIAKKVTVIHRRDKFRAEPILIDRLLAKEKEGVVDIKWNSVLDEVTGDPSGVTGLRIRNTQTGATTDIALQGIFVAIGHKPNTDLFEGQLEMKNGYIITQGGLNGFATATSVPGVFAAGDVQDHVYRQAITSAGTGCMAALDAQRYLETINEMAGEHAMSQEAER is encoded by the coding sequence ATGCCCGCAACTTCCACGAAACACGCCAAGGTTCTGATTCTCGGTTCCGGTCCCGCCGGCTACACCGCCGCGGTCTACGCGGCACGCGCCAACCTCGCGCCGGTGCTCGTCACGGGCCTTGCCCAGGGCGGCCAGCTGATGACCACGACCGACGTCGAAAACTGGCCCGCCGACGCGAACGGCGTGCAAGGGCCGGAACTGATGGGGCGCTTTCTGGAGCACGCCGAGCGCTTTAACACCGAAATCATTTTCGACCACATTCATACAGCCAAATTGCATGAGAGGCCGATTCGTCTGATTGGCGATTCGGGCGAATACACGTGCGATTCGCTGATCATCTCCACGGGCGCGTCGGCGCAGTATCTCGGCCTGCCGTCGGAAGAAGCGTTCATGGGCAAGGGCGTGTCCGCCTGCGCCACGTGCGACGGTTTCTTCTACAAGCAGCAGCACGTCGCCGTGATCGGCGGCGGCAATACCGCGGTCGAGGAAGCGCTCTATCTGTCGGGCATCGCAAAGAAGGTCACGGTGATTCACCGCCGCGACAAGTTCCGCGCCGAGCCGATCCTGATCGACCGTCTGCTGGCGAAAGAGAAGGAAGGCGTCGTCGATATCAAATGGAACAGCGTGCTCGACGAAGTGACCGGCGACCCGTCCGGCGTGACCGGTCTGCGCATCCGGAATACGCAAACCGGCGCAACCACGGACATCGCGCTGCAAGGTATCTTCGTCGCGATCGGCCACAAGCCGAACACGGACCTTTTCGAAGGCCAGCTGGAGATGAAGAACGGCTACATCATCACGCAGGGCGGCCTGAACGGGTTTGCCACCGCCACGAGCGTGCCCGGCGTGTTTGCGGCCGGCGACGTGCAGGACCACGTGTATCGTCAGGCGATCACCAGCGCCGGCACGGGCTGTATGGCCGCGCTCGACGCACAGCGCTACCTCGAAACGATCAACGAGATGGCCGGCGAGCATGCGATGAGCCAGGAAGCCGAGCGTTAA
- the lolA gene encoding outer membrane lipoprotein chaperone LolA, giving the protein MQRFAQQHVHRSAQSSRFKQLARSIARGVGTVAIGATMLVASQAFASGTEQLKAFVAQVHSARGTFVQQEVRAPKPQGASGASGVLSTSGAGKTGTSSGTFTFARPGKFIWAYEKPYAQLLQADGDKLYVYDKDLNQVTVRSLGGALGASPAAILFGSNDLDKNFTLRDAGVKAGIDWLELTPKAKDTQFQRVGIGFKDGNLEAMELHDVFGNVTLLTFSNIQKNPPLPADAFRFTVPKGADVING; this is encoded by the coding sequence ATGCAGCGATTCGCGCAACAGCACGTTCATCGGAGTGCTCAATCCAGCCGGTTCAAGCAGCTTGCGCGAAGTATCGCGCGCGGTGTCGGCACCGTCGCGATCGGCGCGACGATGCTCGTCGCCTCGCAGGCGTTCGCAAGCGGCACGGAGCAACTGAAGGCGTTCGTCGCGCAAGTGCATTCGGCGCGCGGCACGTTTGTTCAGCAGGAAGTACGTGCGCCGAAACCGCAGGGTGCAAGCGGCGCGAGCGGTGTACTGTCGACGAGCGGCGCGGGGAAAACGGGCACGTCAAGCGGCACGTTTACCTTCGCGCGTCCCGGCAAATTCATCTGGGCATACGAGAAGCCTTATGCGCAATTGCTGCAGGCCGACGGCGACAAGCTCTATGTGTATGACAAGGACCTGAACCAGGTGACGGTGCGCAGCCTCGGCGGCGCACTTGGCGCAAGCCCGGCCGCGATCCTGTTCGGCAGCAACGATCTGGACAAGAACTTCACGCTGCGCGATGCCGGCGTGAAGGCAGGGATCGACTGGCTCGAACTGACGCCGAAAGCAAAAGATACGCAATTCCAGCGTGTGGGCATCGGCTTCAAGGACGGCAATCTGGAAGCCATGGAGTTGCACGATGTATTCGGCAATGTCACGCTGCTGACCTTCTCGAACATCCAGAAGAATCCGCCGCTGCCGGCGGACGCGTTCAGGTTCACGGTGCCCAAAGGCGCAGACGTGATCAACGGCTGA
- a CDS encoding LysR family transcriptional regulator: MDRFEAMEIFTRVVDANSFTKVSESLDLPRAKVSRTIQALEEHVGVRLLNRSTRQVSVTEDGALFYERCVRILAEVADAESSLSNKRESPSGTIRVDTSGTLARALLLPALDDFYEQYPEIDVRLGLADRNIDLIQDGVDCVIRMGTPEESSLVARRIGQAKIVTCASPRYLEKYGTPTTLDDLAQHRAVNYVSARTGRTFPFEYDVNGEIVKVTLKSVLAVNDGSVYIGAGTLGHGIIQPSRYMVADLIEQGALVEILSNFGSPSTPLSILYAHRRNLSSRLRAFTEWFTALVQNNPDLRMPDVS; this comes from the coding sequence ATGGACCGTTTCGAAGCGATGGAGATATTTACGCGTGTGGTGGATGCAAACAGCTTCACCAAAGTATCCGAGTCGCTCGACCTGCCCCGCGCCAAGGTCAGCCGCACGATCCAGGCGCTGGAGGAACACGTCGGTGTGCGTCTGCTGAACCGCTCGACGCGTCAGGTCAGCGTGACTGAAGACGGCGCGCTGTTCTACGAGCGCTGCGTGCGCATTCTCGCGGAAGTCGCCGACGCGGAGTCGTCGCTGTCGAACAAGCGCGAAAGTCCGTCCGGCACGATCCGTGTGGACACGTCCGGCACGCTCGCCCGCGCGCTGCTGCTGCCCGCGCTCGACGATTTCTATGAACAATACCCGGAGATCGACGTGCGCCTCGGCCTCGCCGATCGCAACATCGACCTGATTCAGGACGGGGTGGATTGCGTGATCCGCATGGGCACGCCGGAGGAATCGAGCCTCGTCGCACGGCGCATCGGACAGGCGAAGATCGTCACGTGCGCGTCGCCACGCTATCTGGAGAAGTACGGCACGCCGACCACGCTCGACGACCTCGCGCAGCATCGCGCGGTCAACTACGTGTCCGCACGCACGGGCCGCACGTTTCCGTTCGAGTACGACGTGAACGGCGAGATCGTCAAGGTCACGCTGAAAAGCGTGCTGGCGGTCAACGACGGCAGCGTTTATATCGGCGCCGGCACGCTCGGCCACGGCATCATCCAGCCGTCGCGCTACATGGTGGCGGACCTGATCGAGCAAGGCGCGCTGGTTGAAATCCTCTCGAACTTCGGAAGCCCGAGCACACCGCTTTCGATCCTGTATGCGCATCGGCGCAATCTGAGTTCGCGACTGCGCGCGTTCACCGAGTGGTTCACGGCGCTCGTGCAGAACAATCCGGATCTGCGCATGCCCGACGTGTCTTGA
- the ugpC gene encoding sn-glycerol-3-phosphate ABC transporter ATP-binding protein UgpC, with the protein MASLSIRDVYKTYPNGVPVLKGVNIDIEDGQFLILVGGSGCGKSTLLNMIAGLETVTKGEIQIDGKTVNNLSPKDRDIAMVFQSYALYPSMTVRENISFGLNIRKVPKNEQTQIVDRVSNTLQITHLLDRKPGQLSGGQRQRVAMGRALARDPVMFLFDEPLSNLDAKLRIEMRSEIKLLHQRLGTTIVYVTHDQIEAMTLGDRIAVMKDGIVQQFGAPQDIYDSPSNLFVAGFIGAPPMNFIQGKLVGQGSGVGLELDTGVTRQVLNLPFDTAKVKSHIGRDVILGLRPERITDARAAHGDNAQLQAIDVKVDVIEPTGPDTLVFAQVNGKRVVSRVHPASNPQPLSNSTLLFDTSKAVLFDPANEERIA; encoded by the coding sequence ATGGCAAGCCTTTCCATCCGTGACGTGTACAAGACTTATCCGAACGGGGTGCCGGTTCTGAAGGGTGTCAACATCGACATCGAAGACGGCCAGTTCCTGATTCTGGTCGGCGGCTCGGGCTGCGGGAAGTCGACGCTGCTCAACATGATCGCCGGCCTCGAAACCGTGACCAAGGGCGAGATTCAGATCGACGGCAAGACGGTCAACAACCTGTCGCCGAAAGATCGCGATATTGCGATGGTGTTCCAGTCGTACGCGCTGTACCCGTCCATGACGGTGCGCGAAAACATTTCGTTCGGCCTGAACATCCGCAAGGTGCCGAAGAACGAGCAGACGCAGATTGTCGACCGTGTGTCGAACACGCTGCAGATCACGCACCTGCTGGACCGCAAGCCGGGCCAGCTGTCCGGCGGTCAGCGTCAGCGCGTGGCAATGGGCCGTGCGCTCGCGCGCGACCCGGTCATGTTCCTGTTCGACGAACCGCTGTCGAACCTCGACGCGAAGCTGCGTATCGAAATGCGTTCGGAAATCAAGCTGCTGCATCAGCGCCTTGGCACAACGATCGTCTACGTGACGCATGACCAGATCGAAGCCATGACGCTCGGCGACCGTATCGCGGTGATGAAAGACGGCATCGTCCAACAGTTCGGCGCGCCGCAGGACATTTACGACTCGCCGTCGAACCTGTTCGTGGCCGGCTTTATCGGCGCGCCGCCGATGAACTTCATTCAGGGCAAGCTGGTCGGGCAGGGTTCGGGCGTTGGGCTCGAACTCGATACGGGCGTGACGCGCCAGGTGCTGAATCTGCCGTTCGACACCGCGAAGGTGAAGTCGCATATCGGTCGCGATGTGATTCTCGGCCTGCGCCCGGAGCGCATCACCGACGCACGCGCCGCGCACGGCGACAACGCGCAGTTGCAGGCGATCGACGTGAAGGTCGACGTGATCGAGCCGACCGGTCCGGACACACTGGTGTTCGCGCAGGTCAACGGCAAGCGCGTGGTGAGCCGCGTGCACCCGGCTTCGAATCCGCAACCGCTGTCCAATAGCACGCTGCTGTTCGATACGTCGAAGGCAGTGCTGTTCGACCCGGCGAACGAAGAGCGCATCGCCTGA
- a CDS encoding Smr/MutS family protein: MPKNLPHPSEPKRARGAAKPAAEQTAPAAAPKIERAAGLAGLGALREALKGDAERRERQRTAAAAAQREAAAEADLFRREIGAVAPLAVPPRATIPRNPPPPLPVQTRLDEEAVLHEAISDEFDPEILLETDETLSYCRPGVSQEVVRKLRRGDWIVQAQIDLHGMRREEAREALAEFIRESVKRGLRCLRVIHGKGLGSIGKEPVLKGKVRAWLVQKSEVIAFCQARPHDGGAGAVVVLLQPGASPAHARS; the protein is encoded by the coding sequence ATGCCGAAGAATCTGCCTCATCCGAGCGAACCAAAGCGCGCGCGTGGCGCGGCCAAGCCTGCGGCGGAGCAGACCGCGCCCGCCGCTGCGCCGAAGATAGAACGGGCGGCCGGACTCGCCGGTCTCGGCGCGCTGCGTGAAGCATTAAAGGGGGACGCCGAGCGTCGCGAGCGGCAACGCACAGCCGCCGCGGCGGCGCAACGCGAGGCCGCGGCGGAAGCTGACCTGTTCCGTCGCGAGATCGGCGCAGTGGCGCCGCTCGCGGTACCGCCGCGCGCAACGATACCGCGCAATCCGCCGCCCCCGCTGCCGGTGCAAACCAGACTCGATGAGGAAGCCGTGCTGCATGAAGCGATTTCGGACGAATTCGATCCCGAGATCCTGCTGGAGACTGACGAGACACTCTCCTATTGTCGGCCTGGCGTGAGTCAGGAAGTCGTGCGAAAACTACGGCGCGGCGACTGGATCGTGCAGGCGCAGATCGACCTGCATGGGATGCGGCGCGAGGAAGCGCGCGAGGCGCTGGCGGAGTTCATCCGCGAATCGGTCAAACGCGGCTTGCGCTGCCTGCGCGTGATTCATGGCAAGGGACTCGGCTCGATCGGCAAGGAGCCGGTGCTCAAAGGCAAGGTGCGCGCGTGGCTGGTACAGAAATCCGAGGTGATCGCGTTCTGCCAGGCGCGTCCTCACGACGGCGGCGCGGGTGCAGTGGTCGTGCTGCTGCAGCCGGGCGCGTCGCCGGCTCACGCCCGATCCTGA
- a CDS encoding DNA translocase FtsK 4TM domain-containing protein: MAKAPYSASAQALPHRMSRLFTEIRWILQVALGVFLLMALVSYNRRDPSWTHAAQVDHIGNWAGRVGAWTSDILLLLFGLSAYWWIVLLGRHISANYKRITRSEEPEEDTPRHSGWLTDAFAFMLVLLACDGIEALRMWSLKVQLPRAPGGVIGEAVARGVSHALGFTGGTLALLIVLGIGLSLYFRFSWLSVSEKVGESIISGVTLAKLRREAGRDRKLGEAAAVKREGKVEKGRVRIEEHEPVVIVPPVVTPAKSERVEKERQVPLFKDLPGDSTLPPISLLDPAPAAQETISADTLEFTSRLIEKKLKDFGVEVSVVAAYPGPVVTRYEIEPATGVKGSQIVNLAKDLARSLSLVSIRVVETIPGKNFMALELPNQRRQTVSLSEILGSAVYADAASPLTMGLGKDIGGKPVCADLAKMPHLLVAGTTGSGKSVGINAMILSLLYKASADQVRMILIDPKMLEMSVYEGIPHLLCPVVTDMRQAGHALNWAVAEMERRYKLMSKLGVRNLAGYNNKIDEAARREEKLPNPFSLTPDDPEPLARLPNIVVVIDELADLMMVVGKKVEELIARIAQKARAAGIHLILATQRPSVDVITGLIKANVPTRMAFQVSSKIDSRTILDQQGAESLLGMGDMLYLPPGSGLPVRVHGAFVSDEEVHRVVDKLKEQGEPNYIEGILEGGVTGEGDEGSAGAGGSGDGEADPLYDQAVDVVLKNRRASISLVQRHLRIGYNRAARLLEQMENSGVVSAMSSNGNREILAPARETE; this comes from the coding sequence ATGGCAAAAGCTCCTTATTCCGCGAGCGCGCAGGCATTGCCGCACCGCATGTCGCGCCTTTTCACCGAAATCCGCTGGATATTGCAGGTGGCGCTCGGCGTCTTTCTGCTCATGGCGCTCGTCAGTTACAACAGGCGCGATCCGAGCTGGACGCACGCCGCGCAGGTCGATCACATCGGCAACTGGGCGGGCCGCGTCGGCGCGTGGACGTCGGACATTCTGCTGCTGCTGTTCGGGCTGTCCGCCTACTGGTGGATCGTGCTGCTCGGCCGCCATATCTCCGCTAACTACAAGCGCATCACCCGCAGCGAGGAACCGGAAGAAGACACGCCGCGCCACAGCGGCTGGCTGACCGACGCCTTTGCGTTCATGCTCGTGCTGCTCGCGTGCGACGGCATCGAGGCGCTGCGCATGTGGTCGCTGAAGGTGCAGCTGCCGCGCGCGCCGGGCGGTGTGATCGGCGAGGCGGTGGCGCGCGGCGTGTCGCACGCGCTCGGCTTCACGGGCGGCACGCTCGCGCTGCTGATCGTGCTCGGCATTGGTTTGTCGCTGTACTTCCGGTTTTCGTGGCTGTCCGTGTCGGAAAAGGTTGGCGAGTCGATCATTTCGGGCGTCACGCTCGCAAAGCTGCGCCGCGAGGCCGGCCGCGACCGCAAGCTCGGGGAAGCGGCGGCCGTGAAGCGCGAGGGCAAGGTCGAGAAGGGCCGCGTGCGGATCGAGGAGCACGAACCCGTGGTAATCGTGCCGCCGGTCGTCACCCCGGCCAAGTCGGAGCGCGTCGAAAAGGAACGGCAGGTGCCGCTCTTCAAGGATCTGCCGGGCGACTCCACGTTGCCGCCCATCTCGCTGCTCGACCCCGCGCCCGCCGCGCAGGAAACGATTTCCGCCGATACGCTCGAATTCACGTCGCGGCTGATCGAGAAGAAGCTGAAGGATTTCGGCGTCGAAGTGAGCGTGGTGGCGGCCTATCCGGGTCCGGTCGTCACGCGTTACGAAATCGAGCCGGCCACCGGCGTGAAGGGCAGTCAGATCGTCAACCTCGCAAAAGATCTGGCGCGTTCGCTCTCGCTTGTGTCGATCCGTGTGGTCGAAACGATTCCGGGCAAGAATTTCATGGCGCTCGAATTGCCGAATCAGCGCCGCCAGACCGTGAGCCTCTCCGAGATTCTCGGCTCGGCCGTGTATGCGGATGCCGCGTCGCCGCTCACCATGGGGCTCGGCAAGGACATCGGCGGCAAGCCGGTCTGTGCCGATCTCGCGAAAATGCCTCACCTGCTCGTGGCGGGCACCACGGGTTCGGGCAAGTCGGTGGGGATCAACGCGATGATCCTGTCGCTGCTCTACAAGGCAAGCGCCGACCAGGTCCGCATGATCCTGATCGACCCGAAGATGCTCGAAATGAGCGTCTACGAAGGCATCCCGCACCTGCTTTGTCCGGTGGTCACGGACATGCGCCAGGCCGGTCACGCGCTGAACTGGGCGGTGGCCGAAATGGAGCGCCGCTACAAGCTGATGAGCAAGCTCGGCGTGCGCAATCTGGCCGGCTACAACAACAAGATCGACGAGGCCGCGAGGCGTGAAGAAAAGCTGCCGAATCCGTTCAGCCTCACGCCGGACGATCCGGAACCGCTCGCACGCCTGCCGAACATCGTCGTCGTGATCGACGAGCTGGCCGACCTGATGATGGTGGTCGGCAAGAAAGTCGAAGAGCTGATCGCACGGATTGCGCAGAAGGCGCGCGCGGCCGGCATTCACCTGATTCTGGCCACGCAGCGTCCGTCGGTGGACGTGATCACCGGCCTGATCAAGGCCAACGTGCCGACGCGTATGGCGTTCCAGGTGTCGTCGAAAATCGACTCGCGCACGATTCTCGACCAGCAGGGCGCGGAATCGCTGCTCGGCATGGGCGATATGCTGTATCTGCCGCCTGGCAGCGGGCTGCCGGTGCGCGTGCACGGCGCATTCGTGTCCGACGAGGAAGTGCATCGCGTCGTCGACAAGCTCAAGGAACAGGGCGAGCCCAACTATATCGAGGGCATTCTCGAAGGCGGCGTGACGGGCGAGGGCGACGAAGGCTCGGCAGGCGCCGGTGGATCGGGCGACGGCGAAGCGGATCCGTTATACGACCAGGCGGTGGACGTCGTGCTGAAGAACCGTCGCGCGTCGATCTCGCTGGTGCAACGGCACTTGCGCATCGGCTATAACCGCGCGGCCCGGCTGCTCGAACAGATGGAAAACTCGGGCGTGGTATCGGCGATGTCATCGAATGGCAATCGCGAGATTCTCGCGCCGGCGCGGGAAACCGAATAA